A portion of the Nomia melanderi isolate GNS246 chromosome 2, iyNomMela1, whole genome shotgun sequence genome contains these proteins:
- the Gtpx1 gene encoding glutathione peroxidase-like 1 isoform X2, whose protein sequence is MSGNENYKEAKSIYDFTAKSIKGEDVPLSNYKDHVCLIVNVASKCGLTATNYKELNELYDEYAESKGLRILAFPCNQFNGQEPGDNEEICSFANRQKVKFDLFDKIDVNGENTHPLWKYLKKEQGGTLGSFIKWNFTKFIVDKEGKVVERHGPNVDPSKLRSNLEKYF, encoded by the exons ATGAGCGGAAACGAAAATTACAAGGAGGCGAAATCGATTTACGATTTCACCGCGAAGTCCATCAAGGGCGAGGATGTCCCCTTATCCAA TTACAAAGATCACGTGTGTCTGATAGTGAACGTGGCCTCGAAATGTGGTCTCACGGCAACGAATTACAAAGAATTAAATGAGCTGTACGACGAGTACGCAGAATCCAAAG GTTTACGAATTTTGGCCTTCCCTTGCAATCAGTTCAACGGACAGGAGCCAGGAGATAACGAAGAAATATGCAGCTTCGCCAACCGACAAAAG GTGAAGTTCGACTTGTTCGACAAGATCGACGTGAACGGCGAGAACACGCACCCGCTGTGGAAGTATCTGAAGAAGGAGCAAGGAGGTACCTTGGGCAGCTTCATCAAATGGAACTTCACCAAGTTCATCGTGGACAAGGAGGGCAAAGTGGTGGAGAGACACGGTCCGAACGTGGACCCGAGTAAACTGCGGAGCAATCTGGAGAAATACTTCTAA